Genomic DNA from Molothrus aeneus isolate 106 chromosome Z, BPBGC_Maene_1.0, whole genome shotgun sequence:
GAACAATCTTGAACAATCCTCAAGAAACAGATGTGTCATAGAAAAGACTGGCTTGGAATTTTAACATGAAGATAATTACAAGGAGAGTTACAATGCCAGAAAAAATGACATCATGGGACAATGACACGTTTTTGAACGTGAAtgtctgtatgtgtgtgcatatcATATGCAAAAACATACATTGAAGAATGTTCTTAAACTACAGAAGAACAGAACTTTCCTAAGCATACTTACTTTGAGTAAGCCTTGAACAAAAAGTCCTGACTCATATTTGAAAGAGGACTCACTTCTACAGAGTCTGGAACACTTCCGCTCAGATGGTGTGAGAAAGAGGCACAATGTTCTCACAATCTGCATTAAAAAGAATAGttttgaaaaacaggaaaatgtaaGGACTAGACTAGACTATTGAAATGCCTTGTACTGGGCATTTCAAATTATGAACAAAAGAATTCACCACGTTTACTAGAAAAGCCAAAACTTAATAACGGGCCACAGAACAGTGACATGCTtacttttacttattttttagTTACTGGCACTGTAAGCCATACTACTCCAACTTCTTGtcaaattatgaaaaaaatcctacaCATTCTTGCAACCAAGTTTGTTTTTTACCCAATTATGTAGAACAAATCACTTATTTTCTTCTACATCTTTCTTTTAATAAACATGAGTTACTGTGGTTACTTTCCTAGCCTTTCAGGCCTCTTATTTTTTGTTCATTCTATATTGAAATAGCAGTTATTGTCTCAAATCAGGCACAGTCAATTTTGTAAATAAGCACTGATGCTTATTTCCTCAGTAATTTCCTTAAACTCTCTACTACAATGAACACAGGTACTTCATCACCCATCTTCAATCTTCTGAGCTGAAAAAGCTACGAGTTATCACTCCAAATACAACATATATTCCATTCCACTCATCTCTTAGTCTTAACCTGTGGTGTCTTATCTGTGTCTGTAAGATATTTGAAAAGACTCTGTCCTTGTACAATGTGTTTCTGCAGTACCTAAAACAATGACAACATAATTTGTGACTGACACTTTTTGTCACAATACGCCAcaagtgtttttttcctttgaggcAAGCTGAAATATGCTATTAAGAAAGCAGTTACTTCAGAAGAGTTGTACCATGACACAAGGAGCATGCTGCTGATAAGAACATGTGTAGAATTAATTTATGGAATTTACCCTCGATGTCTTGAGGCTCACATTCTTTTACACTGTTTTTTCCCTATACTGTCTAGCTTATTGATATATTACTTTACATATTCATAACCATTTAGACATTAGGTCCTTTTTATTAACTATTTAATGATCCATAAGTGTTTTATAACCACTTAAGCTTCTAACATTTCCTCTTGTATTATATATAGCATATGTGTGTACACAGATAGCATGATAGCATTTCTCGTAAACATGTAACATGTCCAGTAACTTAACTGTGTGTAAATCTTAAATTTCTGAAACAATACATATTAACTATGGCTAGCTGTGATTGCAGCTGAGATctgagaattttcttttctctcatttgCCTGTTGCTTGTGGGCATCTGCATTTACTGTTGATTTCATCAGAGGTCCTTTATCATTGCTGGTAATACACATGAAACAATGCATTCCCTTTGCCCCAATTTTTATAAAGCATAATGAACTGTTTATTTCAAAACATAGGTacctttaaattttaaaaaacccaacttttATACTTCATTAAGGCAAGAAGTTCTTTATGCTATAAAATAGTATAATGGGCTTCTTGTATATAGCATGCTATACATATATAGCATGTATAGTCTACAactaaaatacaatttattcAGCAGGCCCACTGTtcataatgtttttatttcacattGAAGAAATAGACACGTGTTCCACAAAACACAAGCAGCTCATGACACAGAAGCCTGATTACTGCCCAGTGCAGGAGAAATTATGGAGACACTAATTGTTTAAGAGCATACAGACAATACCCAATGACATGGGTATTGTCTGTATACTCACCACTACCAGTGTTCACCAGAGCTCAGTTCTAGGCTTGATCATATTCAACATCTTTACTGATGATCTGGATGTGgggattgagtgcaccctcagtcagtctgcagatgacaccaagctgggcaggagtgttgatctgctcaaggaaggctctgcagagagacttgATCAGACAGACTTGATCAATGGGCCAAGGACAAACTGCATGAGGTGCAAAAAGGCCAAGTGCTAGGTTCTGCCCTTGGGTTACAACAACCCCatgcagcactacaggctggggacagcgtcACTCAAGAGCTGTTCAgaagaaagggacctgggggtgctggttgacagccCGATTTaaatgagccagcagtgtgcccaggcaATGATGAAGGCCAACAGCATCCTGGCCAGTatcccagcaggaccagggcagtgctTGTACCCAGTTCTCATAAGGCCACAGCTCAAATGCTGTCTTTACTTCTGGGCCTCTCGCTTCAAAAAGCACATTGAAGTGCTGGACTGCTAgaatgtgtccagagaagggcaacaaggaaAGGATCAGAAAACATGTCTGAGGGGGAATGGCTATTTAGTCTTGAAAAAAGGAGACTCAGGTGatcttatcactctctacagctccctgaaaggagggtgcagTGAGGTGAGGACTACTCTCTCCTATGTCTCCAgtctctgctgtgcctgcagtgaaaggacaagaggaaatggtctTAAAATGAGACAGGGGAGACTCGGATTAATTATTATAAAAGAAATTTCCACTGTTAGCTgtcaggcactggaataggtttcccagggaggtggtggagacCCCATAGCTGGACATGTTTAAGAGGTGTCTTAAATCTGGTGCTGGTTGAGTGGTTTAGGGGCtacagtggcagtgccaggtggatggttggactggatgacctaaaggtctcttccaagtttgatcattctgtgattctatgacatAGCTGAAATGGACAAGCCAGTTAGGTCTCTTCTATTTGTGTATTTTAGctaaaaaatctgattttaaaagctCAGACTCATTTACTACTCATTTATGTATTGTATCAGTTAAATACATTGGTTTTCTTATAGTTGTCAGAATACAACTGAAAGGCAATTTTCTGGCAGAATTCTCTTCTGTTAGACCAGTCAACTGAAGATAGCCAGACAATAATACTCCTTCCTTCTTCAGCCTCAAGAATGTTTATAGATTAACTTTGTTCCAAGTAACGCTCCTAATAATCagcatttaaattcagtttattAGAAACTATGTTACCTTATTAACTTTTTCTGCACTGCTTCCTACAACTACAGAACAACCACAGGTCTGCAGGTGTGAACTAATTGCACTGCAAGTAAAAACAGACATAGGTTAATACatttaatcagattttttaaatgaaacaattGTCACCTTCACAAGAAGAGAAGTGTTTCAATTATAAATATAGCCTACATGTCCATAACTATAGGACTTTAAACAGCAGCATAGGTTACTGCTGAAATCCAAAAGTTCAATGGTTTCTTCAGTATTGGAAGCACATGTGATGGTGTATAAATAGATGGCACCAAGCATTACATATATGAATGCAGTTATGCAGGAGATACAATGAAATGTAACAGAACATCAATTAAAACCTATTAAATACACTATCCCACAGGAAGAGGCCAAGTTGCTCTCAAGTTCAACTATTTccacttaaaaattaaaaccagggGTAAAAGAGAAATACACAACTCAACAATAAGCATGCTATATGCCATACCATTAAGGACTCTTATTTAGACTTTACGCACAACCCAGgttttttgctatttaaaaaaacgCAAGACTTTGACTTAAAGTCTTATAAAATTAGATGTAGGTATCAAAGAAAAACATGTATTTAATAGCAATTCTATTATCAAACCAATAATCCTGTGACAACAAAGTCTTCAGAGATGCAGCTATTAGCCCAGAATCATTCTTTCAAAATGACAGAAACTTTATAACATTTTATTGACAAAAATCTCAAAAAGCCAAATATAtgtcatttttccccctcttatAAAGAAATCTATTCCAATCCAATGTCACATGCACATGCAGATAGATATATTTAGATGCATACACAAGTTTAAATCATTTTACTACAGCATAAATCAAAACTGAATTTCATACTTGAGGAGAAAGCCTTCATGGCAACTATCCCCAATGTCATCATCATTTAGCACTGTGTCACTTATCTGAAATGCAAGTAAATATAAACAAAAGTTAGACAAGAATCTGATCACCTTCCAATTAATTGATTTTCGCTTTGCTACATGGGAACTGTTTGGAAACTATTTAAGTTAACTTGTAAGGCTTCCCTAAAAAGCATAATCTTAAGAAGACCTGTCTTCAtacaaagcattttgaaaatgagAAAGTCACTTGATTATTCAATCTCCACCAGTCACAAGTCAGGTTTCTCctagtgtattttttttctgtaaaaaatatcCAGAATACTTTAGATTAGTGCATGTCATATCACTTCTACTTCTTCCATGAGAACACTATAATGTGCTGAAACAGGTATCCACATCAAATCCATTAATCTGCCCATTCATTTTGGTTTGCATCAAACTGCCTCTCCATTCGTACAATGACATCATTCTATGCAGTCAATTTAGCTAAGTGATgacaacaaaaaatattgtCATGCATTACACCACTTAGGAGAACTTGATGTGAAGCAACTGAAGTGTACAAGAATTTAGGAAAATGGGCATTTTCTCTGGCAAAGTGAGTACCAAAGTAAAGGCCCAAAGCTATGTTTTATCCAGAGGAAGAAAGTCACTTTTCAAAAAttcaggataaaaataaaacaagaactTACATCTATTTCTTCTGGAACACTGTGTGATTTCATAGATGAAAGGAGTTCCATTACAGGAATTACTTCTCCTGTCAGCATTGGAATGATGCTCTGACCCTGAACAATAAATAAGATGCTTGAAGTAAAAGCACATTGGGTAGTATCAGAAGTTACTACTAACATGAACTTGCAGTATTACATGCAAAACATCCTAACTTCCGACTGCTCGGAAGGGTAGTATGAGCAGAAATTGATGCATAGACTTCTTGGGCTTTGCTCATCAATAATTATAaactggaaaaatatatttggcTTCTCAACGTCACATCTAAAATGTGTATCTGGGTCTCATGGTAATTTTCAGCATCATTTTTGATTGGCCTAGACAACAAGTATTTGATGTGAGATAATTTGATCATACTATGTTACATGCAATCACTGTCAAGCATTTTACATTCAAGTCTGATCTTGTAACAAtgactggaaaacaaaaccaggcatATTACTCATTAACATACAAAAATACTTTCCTGACTATCTATCACAAGAAAAGGAAGCCACAGTCTCATATTTAGAGTTTCAGAAATCAAATTCTTTTCATAGTCTCATCCATTAAATCTCCAAGAACATTTCAACGTCGCAGAGTCCATATGTCTCCATAATTCTGAACCTAACCTAATAGAAAAACAAGCTTGATAGGAGGCTGACACGACTCTATGGAAGCTGCTACCTTCACAGAGCTTCAAGTTCAAGTTAATcagtttccttttctgaaatttaATATGTAGCATTGTGTGTCCTGTATGGGTTTATTGTAAAGTTggttatttttcagaagttaAGAATTTGGTTTGACTCTCGGTTCCCTCCATGTTCTCCCTCATAATGGTTCGCTCCTTCCACCAGTTACCTGTCCATCATTGTAACCAACCCCTTTCATTTCTAGAAATTTCTATGTCAATCTTCCCTTACCTAACGTATgatttgtcccctgagccttttccctcccctgggccATTCCTATTGGTTCAGTTGTGTCCTtcgctcctcccctgggcttcgTTCATTGGTCCCTCGTGTCTCCTTCCGTTACACCCTTCCCCTTTATAAGTGCCTCCCTAAAGGTTTTTCTTTGACACTGTTACTGGCCTCGCCTGGGTCAGTAAAGCACCTTGCACCCATAGGTGTGTacactccttccttccttcgcCTCAGTGCTTCGCAGTCCTGCTCTCGCCTGCGTCACCACGCCGCAGACAGAGCCACTACTCAGAGTTCTCGTAGAGAACCTGGGAGTGGCGGGATTCGTAGTCTCCACCGGTCACTCCGGGAGCGGCTAGCCAGCACCCGTCAGCTCCAGTGGCCGCGGGACAAGACTGCAGTTGGCGCGCCACCACAGGGCAGCTCCGCCTGAACCCGTCAACTTTGGCGCCGAACGTGACGCGGCTTTGAAGACATTGCCGGTGCGATGCGGCTTTAAAGGCGTAGCGGCTCGGAAGCAGCCGCCTGACGGTGCTGGATCTGTCCTGTAGGCATCGCCCTTTGGAATTACCGTTCCTGGCAGCACCAACACCTCCGCGTGAGCACGCTGATTTTTGTCTGGTGGTGCTCCTGGGGGAACGAGGGCGCACTCCCATCTTGCAGCGTGCAGATAAAGGAGCGCCTTCCTGGACTGGGGACTGCTcctgctgtttttttccccGAAGTCAGCGGTCTGGTGAGTTTTCCCCTGGTGGTGTTGGGACGGACCCGGCCGGGGGGGCTCCCTTTAGGTGATTGTTAATcccaggggaggggacacgcGTGAGCAGTTGCCGCTGCGGCTTTTGGGACCCTTTTCAAAGTTTTAAGTTTTCCGTTTCCAGCAGCAAGTGGGTGGAAGTGTTCTGAGTTGGCAGCATGGGTAATAGGCTGTCGACTCAGCAGAAGGAGGTATATTTCCAAGTTGTGGGATTCCTGCGGGAGGGGGGTGAAAGGTTTTCTAAAGGGTtgattaaaagctttgtgcaaTGGATGTTTTCTAAGTTCCCGCAGTTGACTGCTAGAGAGGTCAAAGATGAAAGTTTCTGGAAGGCAGTAGGTTGCGAGCTAACTGAAAGTACCAAGAAAAGCAATCCTACTGTCAGGGAAGGGTATATGCGgctgtttcttttaattattgAAGTTGTAAAAGATAATGCTGCGATTCGCGAACGGGAGTAATATTCTTCACAAATTTCTACTTTATCCCTAAAGCGatgaaatataatttcctttaatttgATCACAGCTTCCAACTGCTCTAAGACATTTGATCACAGTTTCTGAAGATAAAGCTTCCATTTCTGAAGTTATATCTTCAGAAACTTTGCCTAGTGTGCATGTCACATTATTAGCCAGTATAATGCATCCTCCCGGATCCCAAAAATAAGAAGCAACATCTACTTCTACAGTAATAAGAGGCAGTCAAATGGTTTTGCAATGGTGTGCCATATGCATCCACCAGATGGCCCTTACCTGATCTTCCATTCTTTCTGTGCCTTCCAAGACAATCTTCTGGAAATGTTCTTGCCTCTCCTGCAAGAGAAGCAGATAAATATAAACTCTCTGGCATTTGTTCatgtatatatgcacacacCAGCCACTCAGTTTCTTCGCTGTGGAGTCAGGCTTCTTACATTCAAATTTTGATGTTCAAgtactttttcttttacagagTTGACTTTAGGAAGAAATGATGTCACGCAACACAGATCAACGCTCCCTAGTCTCCCCTCCACTGCACATCTCCCATGTTTGGGCAGGAAAGGAAGGATTTGATGACAATGTCAAAACATTTTTGTCATTACAGATCAAGAAAATGCCAGATGAGAGATGATTATGGTGAAGAATGAGATGAGATTATGGTGAAGAATTCCACTTTATGTatggattttcattttcaaatgaatATAGCATAGATTGAGGATTCCTGACataacaggagaaaaataagatcttcagaatgagaaaaattatttgactGGGGAGGGTAGGAaacaaaagacttttttttcccacctcttgAGGCACTTACAGGTCTTCAAAACATTGTTTTATAACCAAGTACAGGAGACACAAAACCTCAGAGTACACAAAACAATGTACAAGAGGCTGAACAATGTACAAAAGCTCTGAATACAGGCTCATCAGCAGCTGAATAGcaaactgcatttaaaatgaacttaaaatggaatgaaattattattCACGAAGAGGATTTGGCATTAATCGCTGGAGCATCAATACAAGTCAGAAAAAATTGCAGATGCTGGGAGAACTAATATTTTTTGCTAGATGCTGACAGGATATTGCATTTTTATTGGTTAATCATTGGTTTCCTGTGACTGACCTACTCAGAGTTAATCACCTTCAAGTGAGAAAAGAGTTGGCGAGAGATTTTTTTGATCAGATGAATAGGGAATAAGCTACAGCAGTTTGCCCTTAAACAGCAATAACCCTTTTCTAACCATCTAAAAGAAGCATCAGTGAAAACAATACTGGAACAAGGCAGATTCCTTCAGGGCACCTCCACCCTTCAGTCAGAGAAAGAAGACATTCTTGACAATCATTTTAAAAAACTCAGTCTTCTTGAAGATAAGGCTGAACAAATGGTGTACGCCacttcttttcaaaaatataacTGTTGAAAAACATACAAAGCATAAACCGGAGTAGGTGAATGCGGTTTTTAATCCCATATTGACAACTTGCTCACAGTTGCCTGTCTTTCTTTGCCAGTCTGAACACTGCTCCATGTTTCTCCTAATTCTTGAGTTCAAAAGGCTCTTTTCATCTCAAGTCTAGCTGGAAATGTTGTCTGACTCTACACAGAAGTAATGAGAGCTAATATTCACAACTATTAAAACATCCAGAACAGATCCAGATAGGACttgattatattttttatttgctgtatGTAACCATAGCTGCTAAAATGACTCAAAATGCAAACTACAGAATGaagctgttttaattttttatcataGTTACAATTATTCTACAAATCATGTCTAAATTTTAATCTAACTTTTCCAAgcagttttctcttttctgaattAGACGGAAAAACTGCAAATATATGCAGGGATCTGTGctctctcttaaaaaaaaaaaaaaattctgtttcagaaTTCATGATGTATTGCTGTCTCAGCTAATTCACCTGGCCTACCTgcttaaagtaaaaaaaatcattctcaATGCTGCTTGAAGGTCACTTCTACTGTGAAAACATACTGGTATGGAGCAAtataaaaagtgagaaaatgtaTTACAGCTAAAATTTATGGATAATTCTTATTTGACCACTCTCATTAGAACTCAGTGCAGACGACACTAAATGAAAGAAGCAATGTAATCAGGAACATAAGACAGCATTCACTTATATTAAAACCACTAACATCTAACAGGGTTTTAAAAGACTAGATAAGGAATTAAATGTATGTGTTTTTACTATATTTAGAAAGAACTTTATGTGCTATCCTTCCTCTAAAAAATAAGCCCCAGAAACTAGGAAAAGCCAGTGTTTCAGAAAGCACTACCAGCCATCATCAGGCAATACAGCAAAAGgaaacaccaccacaaaaatAATATCAGTTTGTTATTTCTGTAATTAGTTCTGATAAGAGCACTCAAAGAGTAAGTTTAAAGTATGTTGACTacaagcctcagaacagaagaTACCAGACAAATGTACATCACCATATTCATTACAGCTGATGGGCCCTGTACTGCTCTAAGACAGCTTGGACTCCataaagaagacaaaaattttaaattttaccaTTAGAGTTCTATTTAGTTTAAAGAAAAACGCATAAAAGATTTCACTTAATAAGGAAATATCGATGATTGATCCAAAGGTCAGAGTTTCACCACTTAAGAAAACTTAGCATGTCTTCATTTTAAAGTTTCAGGAGTAAAAATATTTGGACTAAAGCAGATGAATAGCAGATGAATTTTTGTAGATCTCCCTTTAGTTCTACAAAGTTTAAGTCCTGACAAACTGTTAAcaccttctttttttaaaataaacatgtgACAGGAATGGGAAGATTAACTGCATCAGTTCCCTTTTCTGGACCTCAACAAGGAAAACAACGATTTGAAACACAGTAAATTTACAATTATACCTAATTTGAATACATAAATTAACACAATTAAAAGCAACAATTAATATGAAATTCAGAGAGATAAATAACTGTATAGGAAACCTCTTTCAACTACACAGTTTTGTAGAGGCAATATAGTATCAACAGGATAATCCCAGTTAAAAATCCCAGCCTTGAATTTGCTGATTTATAATCTCACAACCTTTAACCATCAAAACTGTACAGAGACCAGCCTTTTCTGAGTTTGTCTCTCTGGACTCCACATAACAGACGTCACAGCATCTCATTTTTTGCTACTGCACTAAGACAACCTAACAATTATTTTAAGCAATGAACAAAAAACTTACCTTATGCATCCATATCCTTCCTTTCCTTATAATATGTGTTAACCTATCCACACACACTCTGTGAAGGGGCAGGTAGAAACCAAGTTCACTTTGCGGAAGTATAATTGACAGTCCGTATGTGCTTCTGTCTCCGTTCCAGTTTCCATCAAAGATTAATGACACAATGATTACTCTTTTTTCGGCCAAAACAAAGAACTTCACATCTATTGCACCACTTTCTGCATTCCGAAGTATTTCTCCATTCAGGGTGTGGTTAGCAAGAAAAGTTATTTCACCGTCACTGAGAAGTACCTGTTCTGTCTTTGGAGCCCAAATGTGCCGGACTCGGGGGCCAAGAATATTGTCCCAGTAAGCAAAAGTGGCAGCTAATAATGGTGACTCGCCATTCAAAGAGATCTCTGTCTTAGCAATTGCAGGAGATGGTGGTGGACAAAGAGCTGACATGcctgtttcctttctcttgtcTAACTAAAATGCTTACattacctaaaaaaaaaaaaaaagaaaaaaattacagggggaaaaaaagttagaGCAGTTGTCATAATTATCTCATCTTTTTACACGGGCAAATAGTGTTAGGACTTGTTTTAAatcaagacagaaaatatttagattagatgttaggaagtaGTTCTTTACTGTGACGGTGGCGATACACTGGAaaaagttgcccagagaagtggatGCCCACTCCCTGGCaatgctcaaggccaggctggatggagcacTGAGCAACACTAGTGGGATGGCatgcctgcccagagctgggggccTTGGAACTACATCctatctttaaggtcccttctaatcAAAGTCTTTCCACAATTCTTTCCAAATGACACTTTCAAGAACAATCTGGCTTCTTCACCCGAGATTTCATCATAGACTTCATTCAGAAAGGAAGtttgtgtatatacatatgtatgtttCACATAAAAAAGTGGCATACTTTACAATCATTAGTCAGACCTCAAATGCCCTTTACTCACTAGAGAAGTATGATGAACCTGCACAACGTACAGCTTGTGTACGAAAACTGACACAATAAATGTATCCTTTACATCCTATGCAGGGTGTTATGACACAAGCACTCAGCAATTTATAGAATATAGTGCCGAACAACTTCTTGTGTGGACACAACCCCTGAATATCTTCCCTAGCTGTTTCCACCAACTCTACAGCTTCCCCATTCTGATAAAGCTGCAGAAGCTAACAGAAAGTTCCATCTTCCCTAAAAGTTAGGCTAAAGTCACAGGACGATATGAAATCAAAAACGTTTGCCAACAAATTCAACCAAGGACAGAAAACTTTAACAGCTAGAACCCACCCATATTGAGGAAAACCTCTCATGAGCAGTTGGcagctttcctctcctttctgcctGCAGCACTCCAGATGACAAGCAGCAGGGAATCCCACCAACGGAGCAGGAACACACACCTCACTACCACAGCTTAACTCGGCAGAACTCTGTATCTGAAGTTCTTTTTTATTATCTCCTTACAGGAGAAGTGTAAAATCTCTTTCGCTCCGGCTTCTTCTCAGGAGGCAGGCGGTGCCCCGCCCGAGGGGCAGCTGGGAAGTCAAGGCCATCTGACTTGGCTATCTGACACCCTGACTTGACGATTTTCAGGAAGACACGGCGCCAGCCACCCCAACTGACCCCTTGCACCCACGGGCTGACCAGAGGCTCGCTTTCACCACCGCCTCTCCACTGCGGCCACTGCCACCTCGGCGGCTGCGGCACCTCCGCGCTCCCGGCCCGGATCAGGCCCGTGTCGCACCGTGCGGATCTGGTCTGAACCTCTCGGGGAGGTGGCGGGGAGGCAGCTGCACGATGGCCTCGCTCCTTTCCCCGCAAAGCAGAGAGGCCGCTAACACCACCCCCGACGCTAACACAGCCCAGCcaccccggccccgcgcccgcctcACCTCGGCTCCGGCCGCTGCCCTGCGCCTGCGCCGCCCCGCCCCTACCGCACACCGCGGGCTCCGCAGGCGCGGCACCGCCCCGGGCCGGGGCAGCCGAGCCGATGTGACCGCCCCGGCCCGAGCTGCGGCGAGCTGTGCCGGTGTGACCGCCCCGGGTCGGGCCGTAGGAGGCTATGCCGGTGTGACTCCCCGGACAGGAGAAGCCGTGCCGCTCTTTCCCTGGCGGGGGAGGGGTGCCGGTGTGACTCCCCGGACAGGAGAAGCCGTGCCGCTCTTTCCCTGGCGGGGGAGTGTCTCACGTCTGGCGGGTCACAGTAGAAGGAAACAGGCCCAACCCAGCGCAATTTGTGGAGGAAGCCAAAAGGCGAAGCTGCATTGTGCTGGGAGCAACAGGCACAATTTATGGAGGGGCTTTTCGGCCTAAAAGAGGAAGTTGGTAATCACGGATTTGGGTTGGTAACCCAAAGATAGAGCAGGGCGAGTGGTGAAGGTGAGCGGGTTTGGTGTAGTGTTGCAGGTACGTGGTGGTATAGTCCTCTTACTTAATTAGCAGTCCTGTCCGGGCGCCTGCGGGAAGGCCGGAGAGTAACTCGTCATTAGGAATTgtaatgacaggacaaggagaaatggGTACAAAttaaaagaggggaaatttacattagatattgggaagaaatgctttactgtgagggtggtgagacataggaacaagttgcccagagaaccTGTGGATGCACCATCCCTGGCAACGTTTAAAGCCAGATTGGATAAGGCCTTGAGCCACTGGTGCAGTGGGAGTTGTCCCTGGATGTGTGTGGGGGGTGGAACTGGGTGGTCTctaaggtgccttccaaccccttagtattctatggttctatgattgAAATAAACATAGACACATATTAgaggcatttatttatttacagccTAGAAAATAGGAGTATCCTGAAGTACCCTCAGGTTGTGTTGGGAAGTACCCTGGGGACTTGTGTCTTTGGCAGCTTGAACAGGCCCATACAGGAAGGTTTAATAGAACACAAGAGACCcgaagtgggatttttttattcatgCCCTCCAACTTTAATCACCAAAACCACTCACCTCAAAATTCACAGTTTcattagggttggaagggacctctggagatgaTCCTATCCaatctccctgctcaggcaggatcATCTAGAGCAGATTACACAGGAAGGTGTCCTGGTGGGTCT
This window encodes:
- the C9orf72 gene encoding guanine nucleotide exchange factor C9orf72 homolog, translated to MSALCPPPSPAIAKTEISLNGESPLLAATFAYWDNILGPRVRHIWAPKTEQVLLSDGEITFLANHTLNGEILRNAESGAIDVKFFVLAEKRVIIVSLIFDGNWNGDRSTYGLSIILPQSELGFYLPLHRVCVDRLTHIIRKGRIWMHKERQEHFQKIVLEGTERMEDQGQSIIPMLTGEVIPVMELLSSMKSHSVPEEIDISDTVLNDDDIGDSCHEGFLLNAISSHLQTCGCSVVVGSSAEKVNKIVRTLCLFLTPSERKCSRLCRSESSFKYESGLFVQGLLKDATGSFVLPFRQVMYAPYPTTHIDVDVNTVKQMPPCHEHIYNQRRYMRSELTAFWRANSDEEMTQDRIIHTDESFTPDLNVFQDIVHRDTLVKAFLDQIFHLKPGLSLRSTFLAQFLLVLHRKALTLIKYIEDDTQKGKKPFKSLRSLKIDLDLTAEGDLNIIMALAEKIKPGLHSFIFGRPFYTSVQERDMLMTF